Proteins from a single region of Drosophila biarmipes strain raj3 chromosome 3R, RU_DBia_V1.1, whole genome shotgun sequence:
- the LOC108027404 gene encoding protein D3, whose product MFLVLLPLMSCLLAVQANSVEEVFRSHEVVPDVIPEPPNHLLKVTYSNDLVAKDGVELTPTQVKDQPTVEWDAQPDDFYTLIMTDPDAPSRAEPKFREFKHWVLVNIAGNDLTSGDAIAEYIGSGPPQGTGLHRYVFLLYKQPGKLEFDEDRVTNKSRKDRPKFSAAKFAKKHQLGNPIAGTFYQAQYDDYVPKLHKQLSEN is encoded by the exons ATGTTTTTGGTTCTATTGCCGTTAATGAGCTGCTTGCTGGCTGTTCAAGCTAACTCCGTGGAGGAGGTTTTCCGATCCCATGAGGTGGTCCCCGATGTCATTCCCGAGCCGCCAAACCATTTATTAAAG GTCACGTACAGCAACGACCTGGTGGCCAAGGATGGAGTGGAGCTTACGCCTACGCAGGTAAAGGATCAGCCGACCGTGGAGTGGGACGCGCAGCCCGACGACTTCTACACGCTCATCATGACCGATCCCGATGCACCTAGCCGAGCGGAGCCCAAGTTCCGCGAGTTCAAACACTGGGTTCTGGTCAATATCGCCGGCAATGACTTGACCAGCGGGGATGCGATCGCCGAATACATTGGCTCTGGCCCTCCCCAGGGAACGGGTCTGCATCGCTACGTCTTCCTGCTGTACAAGCAACCCGGCAAACTGGAGTTCGACGAGGATCGCGTGACCAACAAATCCCGAAAGGATCGACCGAAATTCAGCGCGGCCAAGTTTGCCAAAAAGCATCAGCTGGGCAATCCCATTGCTGGAACTTTCTACCAAGCCCAGTACGATGACTATGTGCCTAAACTGCACAAGCAACTTTCGGAAAATTGA
- the LOC108027405 gene encoding protein D2 has protein sequence MSEAAVCFAKHKIVPDILKTCPTSLLKVTYGGGQVVDMGGELTPTQVQDQPRVEWEADPYALYTLILTDPDAPSRKDPKFREWHHWLVVNIPGNQVENGTVLTAYVGSGPPQGTGLHRYVFLVYKQAQKLTCNEPKIPKTSGDKRANFSTTKFMSKYKLGDPIAGNFFQAQWDEYVPKLYKQLSGKK, from the exons ATGTCCGAGGCCGCTGTTTGCTTTGCAAAACACAAGATCGTGCCGGATATCTTGAAAACGTGCCCCACTAGTTTGCTGAAG GTTACTTATGGCGGCGGTCAGGTGGTGGACATGGGCGGTGAATTGACGCCCACACAGGTGCAAGACCAACCTAGGGTTGAGTGGGAAGCGGATCCGTACGCCCTCTACACGCTAATCCTAACCGATCCTGATGCTCCCAGTCGCAAGGATCCCAAATTCCGCGAATGGCACCACTGGCTGGTGGTCAATATTCCAGGCAATCAAGTTGAGAACGGCACGGTTTTGACCGCCTATGTGGGCTCTGGTCCTCCCCAAGGCACAGGTCTCCATCGCTACGTCTTCTTGGTCTACAAGCAGGCTCAAAAGCTCACGTGCAACGAGCCTAAAATCCCGAAGACGAGCGGCGACAAGCGAGCCAATTTCAGCACCACCAAGTTTATGAGCAAGTATAAGCTGGGAGATCCAATCGCTGGCAACTTTTTTCAGGCACAATGGGACGAATACGTGCCCAAGCTTTACAAACAATTGTCCGGTAAAAAGTAG
- the LOC108027066 gene encoding uncharacterized protein LOC108027066: MAFRFSSLLAFGCALLLVASTSVSGAAIENAVTPRIHSSDELISTIVDKCFHANAMHCLKEKVLSYLDTVANVEEEVSGRALSDDVIDKVIVDRLGRILNTNEMRLQLPQTFFAGSVVTYRSDRGFDLELPREEGRAEKKNKDKLFLPLLLLMKIKLKVIMPILLALIGLKATKALILSKIAIKLVLGFLIYNLIQKLGGMKMNMVPMPAPVPASEYGVPSTTASSYDPSSWEPMSGGPYARWDSQNLAYSSYHPSSSSSYSSGSSSGSSGSSSSYSSSS, from the exons ATGGCTTTCCGTTTCTCGTCCTTGCTCGCGTTCGGGTGTGCCCTGCTGCTGGTGGCCTCGACGTCTGTGTCCGGAGCCGCCATCGAGAACGCGGTGACCCCGCGTATCCACAGCTCCGACGAGCTGATCTCGACCATTGTGGATAAGTGCTTCCATGCCAATGCCATGCATTGCCTGAAGGAGAAGGTGCTCAGCTACCTGGACACGGTGGCCAACGTGGAGGAGGAGGTCAGCGGACGTGCCCTGAGCGACGATGTCATCGATAAGGTTATTGTGGATCGCCTGGGTCGTATTCTGAACACCAACGAGATGAGGCTGCAGCTGCCGCAGACATTCTTCGCTGGCTCCGTGGTGACCTACCGCTCGGATCGCGGTTTCGACCTGGAGTTGCCCAGGGAGGAGG GTCGCGCTGAGAAGAAGAACAAGGACAAGCTCTttctgcccctgctgctgctgatgaagaTCAAGCTTAAGGTGATCATGCCCATCCTGCTGGCCCTGATCGGTCTGAAGGCCACCAAGGCTCTGATTCTGTCCAAGATCGCCATCAAGCTGGTCCTTGGTTTCCTGATCTACAACCTTATCCAGAAGTTGGGAGGCATGAAGATGAACATGGTGCCCATGCCCGCTCCAGTGCCGGCCAGCGAATACGGAGTGCCCAGCACCACGGCCTCTTCCTACGATCCCAGCAGCTGGGAGCCCATGAGCGGAGGTCCCTATGCCCGTTGGGACTCGCAGAACCTGGCCTACAGCTCGTACCACCCCAGCAGCTCGTCGTCCTACTCCTCGGGATCCTCGTCTGGATCCTCGGGCTCTTCGTCCAGCTACAGCTCGTCCTCTTAA
- the LOC108027116 gene encoding protein D1 encodes MLTSLWILLALRLGPSLSLKYSRRDHQSDTEVSKFMRTLDVIPDVIQIGPQEFLNVTYHGEVAAHCGELLEPMQVRDEPSLTWPAEPENYYTLLMVDPDVPNVITPTHREFLHWMVLNIPGNRLALGDVRVGYMGATPLRGTGTHRFVFLLYKQRDYTKFDFPKLPKHSIKGRSGFETKRFAKKYKFRHPVAGNFFTATWTADVPALTKVIALGARKAAQT; translated from the exons ATGTTGACCAGCCTATGGATTCTACTTGCCCTAAGACTTGGCCCTAGCCTGAGCCTGAAATATAGCAGGAGAGACCATCAGTCGGACACGGAAGTCAGTAAGTTCATGAGGACCCTTGATGTGATACCAGATGTAATCCAGATCGGGCCTCAGGAGTTCCTAAAT GTCACATACCACGGCGAAGTAGCAGCACATTGTGGAGAGTTGCTAGAGCCCATGCAAGTACGCGATGAACCATCCTTAACATGGCCCGCAGAACCGGAAAACTACTACACACTGCTGATGGTTGATCCGGACGTACCCAACGTCATAACGCCCACACACCGGGAGTTCCTGCACTGGATGGTGCTGAACATACCCGGCAACAGACTGGCACTTGGCGATGTGCGCGTGGGATACATGGGCGCCACTCCGCTGAGGGGAACCGGAACCCATCGGTTTGTCTTCCTGCTCTACAAACAGAGGGATTACACCAAGTTTGACTTCCCGAAGCTGCCCAAGCACTCGATCAAGGGACGTAGTGGATTCGAAACGAAACGCTTcgcaaagaaatataaatttaggCATCCAGTGGCTGGAAACTTCTTCACAGCCACCTGGACCGCCGATGTTCCTGCCCTTACAAAGGTCATCGCACTCGGCGCACGCAAGGCGGCGCAAACTTAA
- the LOC108027417 gene encoding uncharacterized protein LOC108027417 isoform X2, translated as MDEPTPNYFCEDSVGSQHYTLFKKVNEIQNDLHSAVAELRGVKDAVEMLTKAVGTLTEFVEQSAQVEGEVHDKMDEYFPIKSDEELSDIDEKIKRQSGDRYIKHMVRLLSQEKMSRSIRNIISEEVILNYNLDGAQHKKRLRSFENFFRALLHAIGQVEPSESAEKALSKAMRCVKTLHAGKRKIEGSPLNVKVKAKTSRKFEIFEYFPIKSDDELSEIDERINKGNCDKYIEHMVLLLSRQKMSRSIRNIFSEELILKYNIDGSQSKKKLNVFENFLPALLTVSQVEPSVPAKKALTKAMRCVKNLHSSRKKRKFEVV; from the exons ATGGATGAGCCAACCCCAAACTATTTCTGCGAGGACAGCGTAGGAAGCC AGCATTATACTTTGTTCAAGAAAGTCAATG AAATCCAGAACGACCTTCATTCGGCTGTGGCTGAACTCCGAGGCGTGAAGGATGCCGTAGAGATGCTCACCAAGGCAGTTGGGACACTTACGGAGTTCGTTGAGCAGTCGGCCCAGGTGGAGGGCGAGGTTCATGATAAAATGGATGAGTATTTCCCTATAAAATCGGACGAGGAGCTATCGGATattgacgaaaaaataaaacggcAGAGTGGCGATAGATAT ATAAAGCACATGGTGCGGCTCTTGAGCCAGGAAAAAATGAGCCGATCGATACGAAACATAATCTCGGAGGAAgtcattttaaattacaatttggATGGAGCCCAACATAAAAAAAGGCTTAGatcttttgaaaatttttttcgcGCGCTGTTGc ATGCCATCGGTCAGGTGGAGCCCTCTGAATCCGCTGAGAAAGCGTTGTCGAAGGCAATGAGATGCGTGAAAACCCTTCACGCAGGCAAAAGAAAAATAGAGGGGTCGCCCCTTAATGTGAAGGTCAAGGCTAAAACTTCGCGAAAATtcgaaatatttgaatatttccCCATAAAATCGGATGATGAGCTATCGGAAATTGATGAAAGAATAAACAAAGGGAATTGCgataaatat ATAGAGCACATGGTACTGCTCTTAAGCCGCCAAAAGATGAGTCGATCAATTCGAAACATATTCTCTGAAGAGCTCATTCTCAAGTATAATATAGACGGATCTCAAAGTAAGAAAAAACTTAACGTTTTCGAAAACTTTCTTCCCGCGCTGTTAA CCGTCAGTCAGGTAGAGCCTTCTGTACCGGCTAAAAAAGCGTTGACTAAAGCAATGAGATGCGTTAAGAACCTACATTCATCGcggaagaaaagaaaattcgaagttgtataa
- the LOC108027406 gene encoding probable small nuclear ribonucleoprotein Sm D2, with protein MALVKPKSELTPEELARQEEEEFNTGPLSVLTQSVKNNTQVLINCRNNKKLLGRVKAFDRHCNMVLENVKEMWTELPRTGKGKKKVKPVNKDRFISKMFLRGDSVILVLRNPLATAAGK; from the exons AT GGCTCTTGTGAAACCAAAATCGGAACTCACTCCGGAGGAGCTGGCCCGCCAGGAAGAGGAGGAGTTCAACACCGGGCCGCTGTCCGTGCTCACGCAATCCGTGAAGAATAACACCCAGGTGCTTATCAACTGCCGCAACAACAAGAAGCTCCTTGGCAGGGTGAAGGCCTTCGACCGCCACTGCAACATGGTCCTGGAAAACGTCAAGGAAATGTGGACGGAGCTGCCGCGCACGGGAAAGGGCAAGAAGAAGGTGAAGCCCGTGAACAAGGACCGCTTCATATCGAAGATGTTCCTGCGCGGAGACTCCGTGATCCTGGTACTCAGAAATCCCCTGGCCACGGCGGCCGGGAAGTAG
- the LOC108027416 gene encoding tRNA:m(4)X modification enzyme TRM13 homolog, translating into MEPKKPKMASDKAEEPAATICSYWVPRKKRRCKMTANKGSPFCGAHAPPTISPSISDDKSCEDSFQERIPCPLDPKHTVFKRKLAKHLTICNARDQESSLPYIVKGLNSGEDLGDLGDPEKLNQIKLHNLSDEEFYGLIDKVKYLYDKHIGSSIQEKQLEHSSLKEELNRKDYGQETLRQLMQASSLLGILEEDHQLTDHTSYVEFGAGKGQLAYYLATVLEEQQLTQSQVILIDRMSLRHKKDNKVANKELVQRIRADIADLKLSALPELKKAQRTVALSKHLCGAATDLTLRCMLGDGGASTDYVLIALCCHHRCSWQSYVGRAFLQESGIGPREFAILTKMVSWAVCGTGLSRERRKAMEMAEDQPAETNTQRLSREEREKIGQQCKRVLDYGRLDHLRSRGYQAELKFYVPRDVTLENVVLLARPSTSKLECQNKSS; encoded by the coding sequence ATGGAACCCAAGAAGCCAAAGATGGCCTCTGATAAGGCGGAGGAACCCGCGGCCACCATCTGCTCCTACTGGGTGCCACGCAAGAAGCGGCGCTGCAAGATGACGGCCAACAAGGGTAGTCCCTTTTGTGGCGCCCATGCCCCACCCACGATAAGCCCCTCAATTTCGGATGACAAATCTTGCGAAGATTCCTTCCAGGAACGAATTCCCTGTCCCCTGGATCCCAAACACACCGTCTTTAAAAGAAAGCTAGCCAAGCACTTGACCATTTGTAATGCAAGGGACCAGGAAAGTTCACTTCCCTACATTGTAAAAGGACTAAATTCTGGAGAAGATTTGGGAGATCTCGGGGACCCAGAAAAACTTAACCAAATTAAACTTCACAATCTGTCCGATGAAGAGTTTTACGGTTTGATAGACAAAGTAAAATATCTCTATGACAAGCACATTGGTTCTAGCATACAGGAAAAGCAGTTGGAGCATAGTTCTCTAAAGGAGGAACTGAATCGCAAGGACTACGGCCAGGAAACGCTACGTCAGCTCATGCAAGCCTCCAGCTTGCTGGGTATCCTGGAGGAGGACCATCAGCTGACGGATCACACAAGCTACGTGGAATTCGGCGCTGGCAAGGGACAATTGGCCTACTACCTGGCCACCGTTTTGGAGGAACAGCAATTGACTCAGTCCCAGGTGATTCTCATCGATCGGATGTCCCTTCGCCACAAAAAGGACAACAAGGTGGCCAACAAGGAGCTGGTGCAACGCATCCGTGCGGATATCGCCGATCTAAAGCTCTCCGCTTTGCCCGAGCTGAAGAAAGCCCAACGAACGGTGGCTCTTTCGAAGCATCTCTGTGGAGCAGCCACGGACTTAACACTGAGATGTATGCTGGGTGATGGAGGTGCCAGCACGGACTACGTGCTCATCGCACTGTGTTGCCATCATCGTTGCTCCTGGCAGTCATATGTGGGCCGCGCCTTTCTCCAGGAATCTGGTATTGGACCACGGGAGTTCGCTATCCTGACTAAAATGGTCagttgggcggtttgtggcACGGGCTTAAGCCGCGAACGGCGGAAGGCCATGGAAATGGCAGAAGATCAGCCCGCGGAGACAAACACCCAGCGACTAAGTCGCGAAGAGCGCGAAAAAATAGGTCAACAGTGCAAGCGGGTGTTGGATTACGGACGACTGGATCACCTGCGATCGCGCGGTTACCAAGCGGAACTTAAGTTCTACGTTCCGAGGGATGTGACTCTGGAGAATGTGGTCCTGCTGGCCCGACCATCCACTTCTAAACTGGAGTGCCAAAATAAAAGtagttga
- the LOC108027417 gene encoding uncharacterized protein LOC108027417 isoform X3, with protein MDEPTPNYFCEDSVGSQHYTLFKKVNEIQNDLHSAVAELRGVKDAVEMLTKAVGTLTEFVEQSAQVEGEVHDKMDEYFPIKSDEELSDIDEKIKRQSGDRYIKHMVRLLSQEKMSRSIRNIISEEVILNYNLDGAQHKKRLRSFENFFRALLHAIGQVEPSESAEKALSKAMRCVKTLHAGKRKIEGSPLNVKVKAKTSRKFEIFEYFPIKSDDELSEIDERINKGNCDKYIEHMVLLLSRQKMSRSIRNIFSEELILKYNIDGSQKKTHWTGS; from the exons ATGGATGAGCCAACCCCAAACTATTTCTGCGAGGACAGCGTAGGAAGCC AGCATTATACTTTGTTCAAGAAAGTCAATG AAATCCAGAACGACCTTCATTCGGCTGTGGCTGAACTCCGAGGCGTGAAGGATGCCGTAGAGATGCTCACCAAGGCAGTTGGGACACTTACGGAGTTCGTTGAGCAGTCGGCCCAGGTGGAGGGCGAGGTTCATGATAAAATGGATGAGTATTTCCCTATAAAATCGGACGAGGAGCTATCGGATattgacgaaaaaataaaacggcAGAGTGGCGATAGATAT ATAAAGCACATGGTGCGGCTCTTGAGCCAGGAAAAAATGAGCCGATCGATACGAAACATAATCTCGGAGGAAgtcattttaaattacaatttggATGGAGCCCAACATAAAAAAAGGCTTAGatcttttgaaaatttttttcgcGCGCTGTTGc ATGCCATCGGTCAGGTGGAGCCCTCTGAATCCGCTGAGAAAGCGTTGTCGAAGGCAATGAGATGCGTGAAAACCCTTCACGCAGGCAAAAGAAAAATAGAGGGGTCGCCCCTTAATGTGAAGGTCAAGGCTAAAACTTCGCGAAAATtcgaaatatttgaatatttccCCATAAAATCGGATGATGAGCTATCGGAAATTGATGAAAGAATAAACAAAGGGAATTGCgataaatat ATAGAGCACATGGTACTGCTCTTAAGCCGCCAAAAGATGAGTCGATCAATTCGAAACATATTCTCTGAAGAGCTCATTCTCAAGTATAATATAGACGGATCTCAAA aaaaaactCATTGGACAGGGAGCTAA
- the LOC108027417 gene encoding uncharacterized protein LOC108027417 isoform X1: MDEPTPNYFCEDSVGSQHYTLFKKVNEIQNDLHSAVAELRGVKDAVEMLTKAVGTLTEFVEQSAQVEGEVHDKMDEYFPIKSDEELSDIDEKIKRQSGDRYIKHMVRLLSQEKMSRSIRNIISEEVILNYNLDGAQHKKRLRSFENFFRALLHAIGQVEPSESAEKALSKAMRCVKTLHAGKRKIEGSPLNVKVKAKTSRKFEIFEYFPIKSDDELSEIDERINKGNCDKYIEHMVLLLSRQKMSRSIRNIFSEELILKYNIDGSQSKKKLNVFENFLPALLKAVSQVEPSVPAKKALTKAMRCVKNLHSSRKKRKFEVV; the protein is encoded by the exons ATGGATGAGCCAACCCCAAACTATTTCTGCGAGGACAGCGTAGGAAGCC AGCATTATACTTTGTTCAAGAAAGTCAATG AAATCCAGAACGACCTTCATTCGGCTGTGGCTGAACTCCGAGGCGTGAAGGATGCCGTAGAGATGCTCACCAAGGCAGTTGGGACACTTACGGAGTTCGTTGAGCAGTCGGCCCAGGTGGAGGGCGAGGTTCATGATAAAATGGATGAGTATTTCCCTATAAAATCGGACGAGGAGCTATCGGATattgacgaaaaaataaaacggcAGAGTGGCGATAGATAT ATAAAGCACATGGTGCGGCTCTTGAGCCAGGAAAAAATGAGCCGATCGATACGAAACATAATCTCGGAGGAAgtcattttaaattacaatttggATGGAGCCCAACATAAAAAAAGGCTTAGatcttttgaaaatttttttcgcGCGCTGTTGc ATGCCATCGGTCAGGTGGAGCCCTCTGAATCCGCTGAGAAAGCGTTGTCGAAGGCAATGAGATGCGTGAAAACCCTTCACGCAGGCAAAAGAAAAATAGAGGGGTCGCCCCTTAATGTGAAGGTCAAGGCTAAAACTTCGCGAAAATtcgaaatatttgaatatttccCCATAAAATCGGATGATGAGCTATCGGAAATTGATGAAAGAATAAACAAAGGGAATTGCgataaatat ATAGAGCACATGGTACTGCTCTTAAGCCGCCAAAAGATGAGTCGATCAATTCGAAACATATTCTCTGAAGAGCTCATTCTCAAGTATAATATAGACGGATCTCAAAGTAAGAAAAAACTTAACGTTTTCGAAAACTTTCTTCCCGCGCTGTTAA AAGCCGTCAGTCAGGTAGAGCCTTCTGTACCGGCTAAAAAAGCGTTGACTAAAGCAATGAGATGCGTTAAGAACCTACATTCATCGcggaagaaaagaaaattcgaagttgtataa